Proteins encoded in a region of the Plasmodium falciparum 3D7 genome assembly, chromosome: 1 genome:
- a CDS encoding mitochondrial carrier protein, putative, whose protein sequence is MDDADNKHIVFDTFMGSIIGCTISKIVLYPLDTIKINKQIYKQPIEKGNNEYKKNLLTYIQNKNKNKNTIFLYNFIKTYGFKDLYKGFTFSSLTTIPATCLYFCCFEYLKLKKLQYNNVFQEKGIINDKSNKNDDLNFISYFSLAFLSEAISCIIFVPIDVIKERLQAQKYLQLKEHKTTSKLIKEYIYKQGLSRLYRGYISTCLSYGMFCGSFFFFQSIGHKIMNQLDIESSHYNNLKLNLACSFISGFISSPLDIIRIRYQLQEKDKTFFYYKNFMDGLKKLCREDNRRIYNLFKGNFYRCCLLSLSMTINVSVIEMYKKYMISKKSQ, encoded by the exons atgGATGATGCAG ataataaacatatagtGTTTGACACTTTTATGGGTTCTATAATCGGTTGTACGATAAGTAAAATTGTACTTTACCCTTTGGatactataaaaataaataaacagaTTTATAAACAACCAATTGAAAAAGGGAATAacgaatataaaaaaaatctttTAACTTacattcaaaataaaaataaaaataaaaatactatATTTTTGTACAACTTTATTAAAACCTATGGGTTTAAGGACTTGTACAAAGGTTTCAC ATTTTCATCCCTCACAACCATTCCGGCAACATGTTTATACTTTTGTTGTTTTGAATatttgaaattaaaaaagttacaatataataatgtatttcAAGAAAAGGGAATTATAAATGACAAGTCAAATAAAAATGACGACCTAAATTTTATTAGTTACTTTTCTCTag CTTTTTTGTCTGAGGCTATTTCTTGTATCATTTTTGTGCCTATAGATGTGATTAAAGAAAGGCTACaa gctCAAAAATATCTACAGCTCAAAGAGCACAAGACAACATCCAAACTAATAAAAGAGTATATTTACAAACAAGGCTTATCAaga TTGTATAGAGGTTATATCTCAACTTGTTTATCTTATGGTATGTTTTGTGGatccttcttcttttttcaaagc ATTGGTCATAAGATTATGAACCAACTCGATATTGAATCATCACATTATAATAACTTAAAATTAAATCTTGCCTGTTCATTTATTTCTGGTTTTATAAGTTCCCCATTGGATATAATCAGAATAAG ATACCAGTTACAAGAAAAGGACAAGACCTTTTTCTACTACAAAAATTTTATGGAc GGATTGAAAAAATTATGCAGAGAAGACAATCGAAGGATTTACAACCTTTTTAAAGGGAATTTTTATAGATGTTGTTTATTAAGTCTTAGCATGACCATAAATGTGTCAGTGATcgaaatgtataaaaaatatatgatttcCAAGAAATcacaataa
- a CDS encoding mitochondrial carrier protein, putative, producing MDDADNKHIVFDTFMGSIIGCTISKIVLYPLDTIKINKQIYKQPIEKGNNEYKKNLLTYIQNKNKNKNTIFLYNFIKTYGFKDLYKGFTFSSLTTIPATCLYFCCFEYLKLKKLQYNNVFQEKGIINDKSNKNDDLNFISYFSLGSKISTAQRAQDNIQTNKRVYLQTRLIKIV from the exons atgGATGATGCAG ataataaacatatagtGTTTGACACTTTTATGGGTTCTATAATCGGTTGTACGATAAGTAAAATTGTACTTTACCCTTTGGatactataaaaataaataaacagaTTTATAAACAACCAATTGAAAAAGGGAATAacgaatataaaaaaaatctttTAACTTacattcaaaataaaaataaaaataaaaatactatATTTTTGTACAACTTTATTAAAACCTATGGGTTTAAGGACTTGTACAAAGGTTTCAC ATTTTCATCCCTCACAACCATTCCGGCAACATGTTTATACTTTTGTTGTTTTGAATatttgaaattaaaaaagttacaatataataatgtatttcAAGAAAAGGGAATTATAAATGACAAGTCAAATAAAAATGACGACCTAAATTTTATTAGTTACTTTTCTCTag gctCAAAAATATCTACAGCTCAAAGAGCACAAGACAACATCCAAACTAATAAAAGAGTATATTTACAAACAAGGCTTATCAaga TTGTATAG